A part of Aegilops tauschii subsp. strangulata cultivar AL8/78 chromosome 2, Aet v6.0, whole genome shotgun sequence genomic DNA contains:
- the LOC109768303 gene encoding quinone-oxidoreductase QR2 — protein MATKIYIVYYSTWGHVATLAEEIKKGADSVPGVEVTVWRVPETLPEEVLGKMHAAPGREDHPVITARQLAEADGVLFGFPTRFGMMAAQMKAFFDSTGGLWQEGALAGKPAGVFFATGTQGGGQETTALTAVTQLTHHGMLFVPVGYTHGAGMFAMDEVKGGSPYGAGTFAGADGSRTPTDAELALAEHQGKYFAGIAKKLKAVV, from the exons ATGGCGACCAAGATCTACATCGT GTACTATTCAACATGGGGACACGTCGCCACGCTGGCGGAGGAGATCAAGAAAGGCGCCGACTCCGTCCCCGGCGTCGAGGTCACCGTCTGGCGGGTGCCGGAGACGCTGCCGGAGGAGGTGCTGGGGAAGATGCACGCGGCGCCCGGGCGCGAGGACCACCCCGTCATAACGGCGCGGCAGCTGGCCGAGGCCGACGGCGTGCTGTTCGGCTTCCCGACGCGGTTCGGCATGATGGCGGCGCAGATGAAGGCCTTCTTCGACTCCACCGGCGGCCTCTGGCAGGAGGGGGCCCTCGCCGGCAAGCCCGCGGGCGTCTTCTTCGCCACGGGCACGCAGGGCGGCGGCCAGGAGACCACGGCCCTCACGGCCGTGACGCAGCTCACGCACCACGGCATGCTCTTCGTGCCCGTCGGCTACACGCACGGCGCTGGCATGTTCGCCATGGATGAGGTCAAGGGCGGCAGCCCGTACGGAGCCGGCACCTTCGCCGGCGCTGATGGCAGCAGGACGCCCACCGATGCCGAGCTCGCCTTGGCGGAGCACCAGGGGAAGTACTTCGCCGGCATCGCCAAGAAGCTCAAGGCCGTCGTCTGA